In Chitinophaga sp. H8, the sequence GACCCATGTACGGAAACCCATTACACTCAGCAGGAAATAGAAGCCTAACATTCCCAGGAACATAAAGTCTACCGGTTTGGGTAAGCCCAGCGTTAATATATTATGGATGTAATAAGCATAGTTTTTGATAGGCATCATGATCAGATAGGTAGGCATCCCACTGAACATGCTGTTGGTCCACAACGGAGCAATACCCGTTTTGTGATGATACTCGCTGGCTTCCTGTTGTGCGCCTTTCCATGCAATATTATCCGTTTGCCTTAATTCCATTCCTTCCATTACAGGACTGCAAAAAAGAAAGGCCAGGGCAAGAAATATAAGGATGGCATAAACATGAGGTAAAATGATTTTCAGCCAGTTTGATTTCATTGTTGCGTCGTTTGATTTTTAATTTGCGGAAGTTGACCGGGAAAAATAATTCCATAGCAACTTCGTTGAGTTTGTTAAAGAAACAAAAATAACGGTAATTTATCCGAAATTTCAATATGAGCAGGTTACGATTCGTGTTAAAACTGGCATTTATCTGCAATTTGTGCTTCCTGGCAGGGGAAGCTACCTATTATATTAATTATGCCGATAGTTTTGAAGGATTGGTGAAACATATCCTCATATTAGGTTTTTTGCTGGCATTTCCATTAAATGTAGTGGTCAGCCTGATTGCTACCCTGATGCTGGTAAGAGGAAAAGCGATCTGGAAAGAGCTGCCTCCCTTTGTATTTGTGACCAATGTAATCATACTGGTAGCGCAAATCCTGTTTCTTTTCTGAGGCAGGGAGTATCCCGTATTAACTTGATTTTATGATATGTTATATTATGGAATCCATATATTTGCGGGGATTTTTTTCATCATAGTAAGCAACTTTATGCAAACAGTTATCATCACCGGCTCTTCGGGATTAATAGGTAGTGAGGCATCTAAATTCTTTCATGCAAAAGGATTCAGGGTAATTGGTATTGATAATGACATGCGTTCTTATTTCTTTGGAGCAGAAGCCAGTACCAAACCCAGCCGGGTGAAGTTGCAGGATGCTTTGCCCCATTATATCCATCATGAAACGGATATCCGGAACTATACAGACATTGAAAAGATCTTTGCTGAATATAGCAGTGATATAAAAGCGGTGATCCATACCGCTGCACAGCCATCGCACGACTGGGCTGCCAAGGAGCCGCTGACAGATTTTGGGGTAAATGCTACCGGTACGCTGCATATGCTGGAAGCTACCCGTAAGTATTCGCCTGATGCTGTATTTATCTTTACCAGTACCAATAAAGTATATGGAGATACACCTAACCTGCTGCCATTGATAGAACTGGAAAACAGGTGGGAAATAGATCCGAAACATCCCTTTGCGGAGCATGGCATTGATGAAAGCATGTCTATCGATCATTCCAAACACAGTATTTTCGGTGTTAGCAAGGCAGCAGCGGATATCATGGTGCAGGAATACGGGCGGTATTTTGGAATGAAAACCGGTATTTTCCGCGGAGGATGCCTGACCGGACCTGCACATGCAGGCGCCGAGCTGCATGGCTTCCTGGCTTACCTGGTACTTTGTACGGTACATCACAAACCTTACCGCATCTTCGGCTATAAAGGCAAGCAGGTACGTGATAATATCCATAGTAAAGACCTGATCAATGCTTTCTGGGAATATTTCCAGGCTCCCCGCAGTGGTGAAGTATACAATATGGGCGGTTCCCGCTTTGCCAATATTTCTATGCTGGAAGCGATCCAGCTGATTGAAGAAATCAGTGGCAACAAATTGCAGTATACGGTGCTGGATGATGCCCGCAGCGGAGATCATATCTGGTATGTGAGTGATGTACGTAAGTTTCAGCAGCATTATCCGAACTGGAAGTATGAATATAATATGCGCCGTACCCTTACTGAAATGATTGCTGCCGCCAGTGCCAAATAAATTACTATGATCATCGTAAAATTAATGGGAGGGCTGGGCAACCAGATGTTTGAATATGCGATAGGCAGAGCGCTTAGTTTGCGTCATAGCACCGCGCTGAAAATGGATACCACCTTTTTGCTGGACAGAACTCCCCGGGAAGCAGGCTTTGTTTTCAGGGACTTTGACCTGGGCATATTTAATATAACAGCAAGCTTTGCTACGCCGGCAGAAGTAGCCGCGTTGAATAAAAAACTGTTTGACAGTAAAAAAGCAGATA encodes:
- a CDS encoding NAD-dependent epimerase/dehydratase family protein translates to MQTVIITGSSGLIGSEASKFFHAKGFRVIGIDNDMRSYFFGAEASTKPSRVKLQDALPHYIHHETDIRNYTDIEKIFAEYSSDIKAVIHTAAQPSHDWAAKEPLTDFGVNATGTLHMLEATRKYSPDAVFIFTSTNKVYGDTPNLLPLIELENRWEIDPKHPFAEHGIDESMSIDHSKHSIFGVSKAAADIMVQEYGRYFGMKTGIFRGGCLTGPAHAGAELHGFLAYLVLCTVHHKPYRIFGYKGKQVRDNIHSKDLINAFWEYFQAPRSGEVYNMGGSRFANISMLEAIQLIEEISGNKLQYTVLDDARSGDHIWYVSDVRKFQQHYPNWKYEYNMRRTLTEMIAAASAK